The Sphingomicrobium sp. genome has a window encoding:
- the pstS gene encoding phosphate ABC transporter substrate-binding protein PstS yields the protein MRKIFAATSAALLLAACSSGNDPKEQNASGSATGAQITGAGSTFVYPVLAAWASDYQKQSGTAVNYQSIGSGGGISQVKAGTVEFGATDQPLDSAELAASNLAQFPVVVGGIVPVVNISGIDNGKLRLTGPLLADIFAGKVKKWNDPSIVKANPGVNLPDAAIAVVRRSDGSGTTFNFTHYLSQVSPSWKAEIGEGKSVKFPTGVGGKGNEGVAGYVKQLPNSIGYVEYAYVKQNGMNFAQVQNAAGNFIAPSADSFAAAAATADWKNAKDFNLVMTNAPGANAYPIAATTFVLVRKQPKDKAKSDAVLAFFKHALENGQEQARKLDYVPLPAELVKQIQGYLAQKLK from the coding sequence GTGAGAAAGATTTTTGCCGCGACGAGCGCTGCCCTGCTGCTCGCCGCCTGCAGCAGCGGAAATGATCCGAAAGAGCAGAATGCCAGCGGCAGCGCGACCGGTGCCCAGATCACCGGCGCCGGCTCGACCTTCGTTTATCCGGTGCTCGCCGCCTGGGCGTCCGATTACCAGAAGCAGTCGGGCACCGCGGTCAATTACCAGTCGATCGGCTCGGGCGGCGGCATTTCGCAGGTGAAGGCCGGCACTGTCGAATTCGGCGCGACCGACCAGCCGCTCGACAGTGCCGAACTTGCCGCAAGCAACCTCGCGCAATTCCCCGTCGTCGTCGGCGGCATCGTTCCCGTCGTCAACATCAGCGGGATCGACAATGGCAAGCTGCGCCTCACCGGGCCGCTGCTCGCCGACATCTTCGCCGGCAAGGTCAAGAAGTGGAACGATCCCTCGATCGTGAAGGCCAATCCGGGCGTGAACCTACCAGACGCGGCGATCGCCGTCGTCCGCCGCTCCGACGGTTCAGGCACGACCTTCAACTTCACCCACTATCTCAGCCAGGTCAGCCCCAGCTGGAAGGCGGAGATCGGCGAGGGCAAGAGCGTCAAGTTCCCGACCGGCGTCGGCGGCAAGGGCAATGAAGGCGTCGCCGGCTATGTGAAGCAGCTGCCCAACTCCATCGGCTATGTCGAATATGCTTATGTAAAGCAGAACGGCATGAACTTCGCGCAGGTCCAGAATGCGGCCGGCAATTTCATCGCGCCGAGCGCCGACAGCTTCGCCGCCGCCGCGGCGACCGCCGACTGGAAGAACGCCAAAGACTTCAACCTGGTGATGACCAACGCGCCGGGCGCGAACGCTTACCCGATCGCGGCGACGACCTTCGTGCTGGTGCGCAAGCAGCCCAAGGACAAGGCGAAGTCCGACGCGGTCCTCGCCTTCTTCAAGCATGCGCTCGAAAACGGGCAGGAGCAGGCCAGGAAGCTCGACTATGTCCCGCTTCCGGCCGAGCTCGTGAAGCAGATCCAAGGCTATCTCGCTCAAAAGCTGAAGTGA